One Mycobacterium paraseoulense genomic window, TACGGCATCCCGATGACGACACGGGCCGCGTGGGCCTGGTTCCGCCATCTGCACAGCCTCGCCGACCGCACCCTGGCGCCGTCCAGCGTGACGATGGAATCGCTTGTCGCGCACCGCTTCCCCCGGGTCCACCACTGGGCGCGCGGGGTCGACGTGCTGCGGTTCGCGCCGTCGGCACGCGACGAGGCGCTCAGGCGGCAATGGTCGCCCCAGGGCAAGCCGATCGTCGGCTTCGTGGGCCGGTTGGCGCCCGAGAAGCACGTCGAGCGGCTGATTCCGCTGGCCGCGCGGGAGGCGCTACAGGTCGTCGTCGTCGGTGATGGCGTGGACCGGAACAAGTTGCAAAAGGCAATGCCGACAGCGGTTTTCACCGGAGCTCTGTACGGTGACGAACTCGCGGCGGCGTACGCCAGCATGGACGTCTTCGTGCATCCCGGCGAGCACGAGACATTCTGCCAAGTCGTGCAGGAAGCGCTGGCGTCGGGGTTGCCGGTGATCGCCCCCGACGCCGGCGGCCCACGTGACCTCGTCACGCCGTGGCGCACCGGTTTGTTACTGGGCGTCGACGAGTTCGAAGCGAAGTTGCCGGCGGCCGTCACCCATTTGATCGACGAACGCCAGCGTTACGCGCCGGCCGCCCGGCGCAGCGTGCTCGGCCGCAGCTGGCCGGTCATCTGTGACGAGCTGCTCGGCCACTACGAGGCCGTGCTGTCGCCGTTTGCCCGCCGGCGGATGTTCGCCAAGCGGTACGCGCAGGGGCAGTGAGCTAGCGGTCAGCCCCGCGCCGGCCATCGCTGCGGGATGATTTGCTGTCGGCATCTTTGCTGAACGCTTCTCGCGGCCGTGTGTCGCGCTCTAACATCCAAGTTTGGTGCCGGATCGGCGGGGCAAGGTCGACGACTTGATCACCGGCCGCATCGATGGATGGGTGATCCCGACCAAGCTCTGGGTCGCAGGGGCAGGATTGGCCTGATAGGAGGGGTCAGCATGTCTTCCCA contains:
- a CDS encoding glycosyltransferase family 4 protein — its product is MRVAIVAESFLPEVNGVSNSVIRVLEHLRRTGHEALVIAPDTPPGAPPADRVYDGIRVHRVPSRMFPKVTTLPLGVPMPRMVKVLRGFDPHVVHLASPALLGYGGVKAARWLGVPTVAVYQTDVPGFAASYGIPMTTRAAWAWFRHLHSLADRTLAPSSVTMESLVAHRFPRVHHWARGVDVLRFAPSARDEALRRQWSPQGKPIVGFVGRLAPEKHVERLIPLAAREALQVVVVGDGVDRNKLQKAMPTAVFTGALYGDELAAAYASMDVFVHPGEHETFCQVVQEALASGLPVIAPDAGGPRDLVTPWRTGLLLGVDEFEAKLPAAVTHLIDERQRYAPAARRSVLGRSWPVICDELLGHYEAVLSPFARRRMFAKRYAQGQ